In Tachysurus vachellii isolate PV-2020 chromosome 1, HZAU_Pvac_v1, whole genome shotgun sequence, a genomic segment contains:
- the ncbp2as2 gene encoding protein NCBP2AS2 produces MVLQRLVHALINHAQIVDKLAESRVIRRAAQLTAFAMTRAHIAGKDAACRLRAGALSQKSIKLRDAFIREVKDGMRDASRHVRDKK; encoded by the coding sequence ATGGTGTTACAGAGGCTCGTGCACGCGTTAATAAACCACGCGCAGATCGTGGACAAGTTGGCGGAGTCACGTGTCATCCGGCGCGCGGCGCAGCTCACCGCGTTCGCCATGACGCGCGCGCACATCGCCGGTAAAGACGCGGCGTGTCGGTTACGCGCAGGCGCACTGAGTCAGAAAAGCATCAAACTCCGGGACGCCTTCATCAGGGAGGTGAAAGACGGCATGAGAGACGCGTCACGACACGTCAGAGACAAGAAGTGA